From Streptomyces yatensis, one genomic window encodes:
- a CDS encoding TetR/AcrR family transcriptional regulator: protein MTAHPTAPQSRRERPAKPALTREGIIATTVGLMRAEGLERVTMRRLAKELDTGPASLYVYVRNIAELHAAVLDELLGEVDLSPAGASGDWQDRLVRILTSYTSVLFEYPGLAQSALVARPFGKHYLRLGEALLALLDEGGLEPDRAAWVIDLLLQYATATAAEHAHRVPGDTPQDQADWQSLATAVRDVSPRTHPHIAALGPRLLSGSPQDRLAWGFDVLIAGARHTPVPEALSPSPADIGDPADTGDENDELS from the coding sequence ATGACAGCGCATCCCACCGCCCCGCAAAGCCGTCGGGAACGTCCGGCGAAACCGGCCCTGACCAGGGAAGGCATCATCGCCACCACGGTCGGGCTCATGCGTGCCGAGGGCCTGGAGCGGGTCACGATGCGCCGTCTGGCCAAGGAGCTGGACACCGGGCCGGCCTCGCTCTACGTCTACGTCCGCAATATCGCCGAGCTGCACGCGGCGGTCCTGGACGAGCTTCTCGGCGAGGTCGACCTGAGCCCGGCCGGGGCGAGCGGCGACTGGCAGGACCGGCTGGTGCGGATCCTCACCTCGTACACCTCAGTGCTGTTCGAGTACCCCGGCCTCGCCCAGTCCGCCCTGGTGGCCCGCCCCTTCGGGAAGCACTATCTGAGGCTGGGGGAGGCGCTGCTGGCGCTGCTGGACGAGGGCGGCCTGGAGCCCGACCGGGCCGCGTGGGTGATCGACCTGCTGCTGCAGTACGCCACCGCGACCGCGGCCGAGCACGCCCACCGGGTCCCCGGCGACACCCCCCAGGACCAGGCCGACTGGCAGTCGCTCGCCACGGCGGTACGGGACGTCTCGCCGCGGACCCATCCGCATATCGCCGCGCTCGGCCCGCGGCTGCTGTCCGGGTCCCCCCAGGACCGGCTGGCCTGGGGGTTCGACGTCCTGATCGCCGGGGCGCGGCACACCCCGGTGCCGGAGGCGCTCTCCCCGTCCCCGGCGGACATCGGGGACCCGGCGGACACCGGGGACGAAAACGATGAGCTCAGCTGA
- a CDS encoding alpha/beta fold hydrolase, translating into MTTHQTTGFTIEPYPGLPLTVRDVGAGRPVLVLHGGGGPASVTDLVDHFAATSRVLAPTHPGWEDTPRPEWFSDVGDLVETYLDLLDDDRDLRDVLVVGASFGGWIAAEMTVRDRARRIGGLVIMGAFGPHVEGHELRFPTAPPGPPGPPPGQGSGAPEPASASASAPASAPRRGPSAPRRGPSPAALQALVAYAGPTRSDPKLLHRLARVSVPALAVWGEQDTVVPPDFGRAYAAAIPGARFELIPGAGHIPTREAPEATFAAIDAFSAAIPR; encoded by the coding sequence ATGACCACCCACCAGACCACCGGATTCACCATCGAGCCCTACCCCGGCCTTCCCCTGACGGTGCGGGACGTGGGCGCGGGCCGGCCCGTGCTCGTGCTGCACGGCGGCGGCGGACCCGCCTCCGTGACCGACCTCGTGGACCACTTCGCCGCCACCTCCCGGGTGCTGGCGCCGACCCATCCGGGCTGGGAGGACACCCCGCGGCCCGAGTGGTTCTCGGACGTGGGCGATCTCGTCGAGACCTATCTGGACCTGCTGGACGACGACCGTGACCTGCGCGATGTCCTGGTCGTCGGCGCATCCTTCGGCGGCTGGATCGCCGCGGAGATGACCGTGCGGGACCGGGCCCGCCGCATCGGCGGGCTGGTCATCATGGGCGCCTTCGGCCCGCACGTGGAGGGGCACGAGCTGCGCTTCCCCACCGCCCCGCCCGGCCCGCCCGGCCCGCCGCCCGGTCAGGGCTCCGGCGCACCGGAACCGGCATCGGCATCGGCATCGGCACCTGCATCGGCACCGCGCCGGGGCCCGTCGGCACCGCGCCGGGGCCCGTCGCCCGCGGCCCTCCAGGCGCTGGTGGCCTACGCGGGCCCGACGAGGTCCGATCCGAAGCTGCTGCACCGGCTCGCCCGGGTGAGCGTGCCCGCCCTCGCGGTGTGGGGCGAGCAGGACACCGTCGTCCCGCCCGACTTCGGCCGCGCGTACGCCGCCGCCATCCCGGGGGCACGGTTCGAGCTGATCCCGGGCGCGGGCCACATCCCCACCCGGGAGGCCCCGGAGGCCACGTTCGCCGCGATCGACGCCTTCTCGGCCGCCATCCCGCGGTAG
- a CDS encoding FAD-dependent oxidoreductase, translating to MSGTPRIAIVGGGLGGLTLARVLHVHGIASTVYELDASATARDQGGSLDMDPESGQRALLHAGLLEEFRPLSRPEDGELRLLGKDTAVGLRIPAREPGDADEGEERPEIDRRALRDLLLGSLPEGTVRWGHKVRAVALGAAGRPALTLSDGRTVEADLLVGADGAWSRVRRLVSDADPVYSGVSFVDCLLHDVDARHPAVAELVGRGTMFALADEKALVAQRNGGNRIRVYAAAKAPEEWSRSGLIDPADPAAARKRALDLFPDWDEGLRALIAESDGPLVPRSIHALPVGHRWERVPGVTLLGDAAHLMSPFAGAGANLAMIDGAELALALATHDDLETALNAYETPMFPRAEEAAAQSADNLTGFFRPDGLRIACETFTAVTSGGEAR from the coding sequence ATGTCCGGAACACCCCGTATCGCCATCGTCGGAGGAGGGCTTGGCGGGCTGACGCTGGCGCGCGTGCTGCACGTCCACGGCATCGCCTCGACCGTCTACGAACTGGACGCCTCGGCGACCGCACGCGACCAGGGCGGCTCGCTGGACATGGATCCCGAGTCCGGTCAACGGGCGCTGCTGCACGCCGGTCTGCTCGAGGAGTTCCGGCCGCTCAGCCGCCCCGAGGACGGGGAGCTGCGGCTGCTCGGCAAGGACACGGCCGTCGGCCTCCGCATCCCCGCGCGGGAACCGGGCGACGCGGACGAGGGAGAAGAGCGGCCCGAGATCGACCGCAGGGCGCTGCGGGACCTGCTGCTGGGCTCGCTGCCCGAGGGGACGGTCCGCTGGGGCCACAAGGTGCGGGCGGTGGCGCTCGGCGCGGCGGGGCGGCCCGCGCTCACCCTGTCCGACGGCCGTACGGTCGAGGCGGATCTGCTGGTCGGCGCGGACGGGGCGTGGTCCAGGGTCCGGCGCCTGGTGTCCGACGCCGACCCGGTCTACTCCGGGGTCTCGTTCGTGGACTGTCTGCTGCACGACGTCGACGCCCGGCACCCCGCCGTCGCCGAACTCGTCGGCCGGGGCACGATGTTCGCCCTGGCGGACGAGAAGGCGCTGGTCGCCCAGCGCAATGGCGGTAACCGCATCCGCGTCTACGCCGCGGCCAAGGCGCCGGAGGAGTGGAGCCGTTCGGGCCTCATCGACCCGGCGGACCCGGCGGCGGCCAGGAAGCGGGCGCTCGACCTCTTCCCCGACTGGGACGAGGGGCTGCGCGCGCTGATCGCCGAAAGCGACGGCCCGCTGGTCCCCCGGTCCATCCACGCCCTGCCCGTCGGCCACCGCTGGGAGCGCGTGCCCGGCGTCACGCTCCTGGGCGACGCCGCCCATCTGATGTCCCCCTTCGCGGGGGCGGGCGCCAACCTCGCCATGATCGACGGCGCGGAACTCGCCCTCGCCCTCGCCACCCACGACGACCTGGAGACGGCTCTGAACGCCTACGAGACACCCATGTTCCCGCGCGCCGAAGAGGCGGCCGCGCAATCCGCCGACAACCTCACCGGCTTCTTCCGCCCGGACGGCCTGCGGATCGCGTGCGAGACCTTCACCGCGGTCACCTCCGGCGGTGAGGCCCGATGA